caaatgtccggcaataaaaaggcctggctgcagaggaggatactggaggaaaacaccagtgcTCCTCTGTACAACATGGGGAGATCGGCGTCCCTTTTAGGGAAAAAACCGTCGCCCAAAAatggtcagctcaggcagtggctcccacgtcgcaggagaggatacggagaggtgaaactcccgtgctcgcctgttgttggttcgggggagatcggaccactaaagaatccgtcgcccccttcgtccggaatggattaaaaagaaaaaatccgtgaaaataaaaatcagtgtgcctcctacggacactaagcttgaactgggtgtctggaagccagtacgagggtgtatactgcaggggaggagctaacctttttttgtctcagcttagtgtcagcctcctagtgacagcagcataacccatggtcctgtgtcccccaatgaggcgaaggagaaatttaTTCTTGGGTATTGTGATATTATCAGTTAAACTTTTAGAAACTACCCGATATAGCCTACTCGCTGTCCCCTACCATATGTATTGTATTTTACCTCTGTTTTGTTTTGTAGTTtgtgtatttttattatatttattaaagaTGTATTTTAAAATTTACGAGTAGTCCACACCTTCTTTTCCCGGATTATATTCTGGGCATTGGGGTTTTTGTAACATGATTTTGAGGTGTGTCAATTATTTTGGGACCATTGATCAATTTAAAGCCTATTATTGTTTTGGCTTGGTTTAACGAATGTAGCTGGCATCTTGTAACAGCTATATTGTAACAGGGCAACTTTTTATCGCCTTAGGTCCTCGGATAAGTATCATACTGTTTAGTTCATTCTTGGCATGGTTCATATCACCCTTATAAAACATCTTTTGTGGCATTGATTACCATCTATAGCCACATTAGATAGGGTGGTACCTGTATGTTTCAGCTTTTGAATAACGGCCTTATTTGACTTACGTTGAATTAAGTATTGGGACTTATATCCCCTCATTGTATATTCCGTTGTCATATTCCATATGTCTATGGTCCAGTACAGGCCTGGTCTGATTACTTTGGGTCTATCTTTGGTGCCGCGGGCCATTCTGTTGTGAGACTACCATATGCACTAGTCTATCTTGCAGTGTTGTAGGATATTTTTGTGGGGTCTTGGGCTTGTATACCCTGATATTTTTTTATCAGGTTTATACTTACCATTCTTTTGCTCAAGAatatggtttggttttttttatcattCTTACACCTGGATTCATATTATATGGGATTTCTCTTCTAGATCCCTATAtagtactgggcttttttttttcaataaataaatACATCATGCATTTATATTAGTGTGTCTTATTTAATTAGATTGTTCAAATAGCTTTTTTATTTCCAGGATTTACTCTATGGAATTGTTCCCTCCAATTGTTGGTCTATCGTACTCCCACCTGTACCctcatgtgtatgtatgtgagtgatTGTTGCCTCTTTGTCCCATTTATCGCGTCCGTTTTATATTTTTTGTCTGTGGGTGAGTTTTTCTTGGATATTGTCATGGACTTTGTTTGCCCGGCATCTCATGCACAATGAGCTGCGCTGGAGGATTCGGGCGCTTGCGCATTGTGCAGtattggcagagacgtctgcctaTGCACATTTTTCCGCCCTGTtagtgcgtcacttccggttccggcTTCCAGCGTGTCTCGCTCATTTTCGGATCTGACCATAAGGTATTTAAACTCATATTGACTGCTTGTTCAGcactcttcccctgacgaagccgtccttgtaacggcgatacgcgtggggtcttttCCCCATACTTATCCCTGCCTCTTGTTACTCTGTCCTTCTGGCAGTATTGTTCTATTTGCCTTGTACCATCTTTATGGCTGGACCTGGGACCTTCACACACACTATTGGTGTACGGTATGTAGGACACCAAGCACATCCGcatatattctatatgtatttgGGCTTTATGACACTGTTCCACACAAGCGGTCAGCCAGTTTTGCTGGCATACAGGTACCGACTGTACTTTATCATACTGGTCACCCAGCCTTTTTGGACAGGGCTTTCTTCTTACCCTGACTTCTATGGGCAATATATTTTTTCTCCTTACCCTGGAGGTTAGTGGGTAGCTAAGAGGCTAAACTATATAGGGCAATTTTGCATTGTATCCTGTCTCCTTATTATGATATTGGCTCTTCATTTTATGTGATCTATTATTTGTGTATTGTAAGGACACGTGCCCCTATTTTGGCTACTGTTACCTTTAGGGATTATTATGGGGATCCTTGTATTTcactggttttaaatgtttttattggtacatcaataaaagtttgcctttttaTATGTTCAATTACATATTGTGGTGTGCAGTTTTTCAGAgtggttctttttttcttttctgttttgggAACTCCAGGGTcttctcaatgcaggagtcactagaccatctcagacatatgtctgtccagcctctgtgtgaagacttccattgaaggagaactcaccacctctcgtggccgcctgttccactctttGATCACCCTAACTATCAAaatgtctaatctgtatcttctccctttcagtttcattccattacttctcgagttcagaataatgatgatccctctacactgtgacgactcttcagatatttgtagacggctattaagtctcctcttagccttctttttttttcaagctaaacattcccagttgCTTTAACCATTCCTCTtacgacatactttgcagtccactcaccattccTGGTTGCTttcctctgaacttgctccagtttttcacattttttataatgtggtgcccagaactggacacagttatTCCAgacgaggcctgaccaaggagtagaGGGGAGTAATTACTTTACGTGACTTAGACTCTATACTTCTCTTAATTCATTCTAGAACTCATGTgcggtctgtgatctattagtatacacaaggtttttttcacacgtgctgttgcttagttctattcctcccattctgtagatgggaGCTCTGTACTGGGCCCggtgttgttcaacatctttatcaatgatttagataaagGAACGTGTGAAAAAAACTTGGATATACTAATAAATCACAGACGGCActggagtcaacagtgtgatgaagcagcaaaaaaggcaaacacagttataggatgtattaagagaagcatagagtctagatcaatgCAATGATccccctcttctcctccttggtcaggcctcatctggaatactgtgtccagttctgggcacattttaaaaaaagacattgaaaaagaaGGCTAAGGAGACTTAACAGCTGTCTacaggatgtcacagtgtagagggatcatcattattctcattttcatATAGAAACACaagaagtaatgggatgaaactgaaatggagaagCTACAGATGTAAtattttgacagtgaaggtgatcagtgagtggaacagcggccacgagaggtggtgagttctccttcaattgaagccttcacacagagactggacagacatctttcTGAGATGGATTAGTAACTCCTGCATTTAgcggggggttggaccagatgaccctggaggtcccttccaactcttaacattctagatgtaattttcctttttcttgcccagatgtagaatcttgcgttcttgcattctattagtcgctgcccattgctcaagcttctctagatccttctgaattctttctctgtcttctctagtgataGCTGTCCCTCCTAGCTTGGTgtcgtttaccttcagttccctggggatcccttccaactctaacattctaggattctatgaggtCCCAAAGGGGCCAAGTGCAGGCACTCACCTGATCTACATAAATGGCCGTTATTCCTCCTGAGTGACCCTGCAGTGTGAACAAGCAGCAAGCGTCCTCCAGACGGTACACCTACAGACAGACGAGACCCCGTTACATATCACCGCACACCACAGTCCCGGAGGATGCTAGCAGGACCTACACAGCCCTGGGCAGGATTATCACGATGTTCATGCAGCCATCAGAGATCCTACTTTATGTAGAGACTTTCATTTTCCCAGTCACTGACGACAGAGATCTTGAAAACCGTAAAGAACTGGACTAGAAATCATTCACGTCACAGAATATTGGTGGCTCTGACTCACTCTCAGAGTGTGGTCCTGGCTGCCGGTCACGAGCCGCCCGGCCGCGGCCTTCAACACTGTGATTGGCTTCTGGTGGGCACATGACACAGTGTGAGTCAGGTGACAGCGGATGATGTCGTCGTTGGAGTAGAGTGGAGAGCTGGGGACGGTGCTGCGGGCGGCCGCTCCTGAGGAACGAGAACCTCGTCAGTACAAGATGGAGCCCCAGAATATTTACTCCAGGAGTGAACGGAGAGGAAATAGACTGATGAGTAAAGGAAAGCACGGACAGAAGCGTCGGGCCAAGACCGCAGGGTCGGACAGGAGGCCACTCACCTCTGAACTGTAACGGGCTGGACGACTTCCGCAAATCCAGACAGAAAAAATCCAAGGAGCCATTGAGCCGAGCGGCAACGATCCTGCAAGATGGAAACGCCCGTCATTATTACCGTCCGGTAATCTGCACGCGTGGTGCCGGGAGCAAGGACATACCTGTGATTCAGGAAAACCAGTGCCGTGATCCCACTCTGACCATCGCCGTTACTGCAGCGGAGGACCCCCTCGGTGGCGTCCCAGACCTACAGGGCGAAGAAACAATGGAGCTGATGTAAAGCATCCAGCACATGAATAATGGACGGAGAGACTCCGACGAGGGGCTACACGGGGCCACGGCGTCGACCACATCACACCAGATTTTTCCTTAGAGGGGTTATCTGGTGAAAGCAAGTTATTACCCATCTATGGGACCGGTGGCAAGTTGTCTGCACTGGACGAACGCTAGAAGAAGTGGACGTAGGAAGACTTATAGGCCGGGGTCTTCAGAGGCAGAGAACGGGGTCTGCAGTGCcaccaatcctagaagtcaatattaaccctttaaAGCAAGGCTACGCAAGCTGCGAGACCAGTGAGGTGCCCCAGTTACTGGTGAGATGCAGTTGGGTCGGTTTTGATAAAAGTGATGATATTCTAGGCGATACTTTCCATGAACACGGCGAGATAATTCACCCATTTCACATTTATTGCTAGAAAAGCTTGGTGAAGCCCCCGCTCCCACCCGCTCATCGTctggcgattttccattttttcacttTCTTTCTCTCCCTCCCTTTCTTCTAGGAGCCACAGCTATTTCACTTGCCCGTCCCCACCGCCATGTGCGGCTTGTTCTttatggcagaggtgtcaaactgcattcctcgagggccgccaacaggtcgtgttttcaagatttccttagcattccacaaggtgctggaatcattctgtgcaggtgattaaattatcacctgtgcaatacaaggaaatcctgaaaacatgacctgttggcggccctcgaggaatgcagtttgacacctctgctttatgGGACCAGTTGTGGAATGACAATGTTCATCTAACCATATAATGTGTGATATAACAGGGAAAACAACGCAGTTCCCAGTGATGCCGTATACAGTGTGTGAAGCTGCAGCCATGGGCGCCTTCAGTCGTGGCCTTTAAATCCCGTGGTCTGGGATTGATAGTGGCacttaaatggttaaacagcagcgattGGAGCAAGCTACAGCCGCAACTGCTTGGTCTGGAGCAGAGCTGggatgaaaattacgtcacaggtcATTAAAGAGTCTCCCCCAAACAACTAGTCTCCTCCTTTGCACTGATGAGGCGCAAGAACCCAAAACAGCGGTCAGCCAATGTCGGTCCTCTCCTTTCTGAGAAGATTCTGGATTGGCTTTATGGTGTGTCATGAATGTGTTAATATCTAGGATTGGCACCTCCAGTATGGGGCGCTATAAATACTGTTCTTTTCCTTTGTGACGAAGCTATTTGTGCACCACAATGTCGATGCATGTGGTCTGCTGCTATTTGGATTTTTTTTAGTACCTTGTGCTTCACGGTTGCAGCAACACGACGATATTCCCAGCTTAAACTATGGTGCAATGTCGCGTGTAACTCAGTCTCCATACAGCCACAAACCTTCCTGGGCGCAGAGAGGGGCCTGCCAACCTCCGCCAGGCACAACCAGGAGCCAGTGAACCTCCTCCTGGGGGCCGCCAACCTCCGCCAGGCACATCCAGGGGGCCGCCAACCTCCTCCAGGGGGCCGCCAACCTTTGCTGGGCACAACCAGGGGGCCGCCAACCTCCTCCAGGGGGCCGCCAATCTCTGCTGGGCACAACCTGGGGGCCGACAACCTCCTCCAGGGGGCCGCCAACCTCTGCTGGGCACGGCGAGGGGCTCACCAACCTCTGCCAGGCACAACCAGGGGGGCAAATAAACCTCTGCTGGGCACAGTGAGGGGCTCGCCAACCTCTGCCAGACACAACCAGGGGGCAGTCAACCTCCACTGGGTGCAGTCAATCACCATAAACTGAGCTATAAACCATTCATTTCTGTATACCTCGAGCTTTCCGTTACTCCTCCCAGCAACAATGAGGTTTCCTTGTAGTCCCAAACTCCACACCGAACTGTCGAAATCTTCACCCCATCCGGAAACAGGTGAGGATGTGCCGTTACAGAGCGCCAGCTCTTCTGCAGAGCTCTTTCTCCTCACAGAAGCACAGCCGCCATCGGACCGGCTCCCGGGTGATCGGTTGCGCCCGCCTGGTGTCAGCTGGCACTGTCCATAGGGGGCCGGGGAGAAGACAGGAGGAAAACTGCAGGAGGCTCCGTGCTCCTCGTAGACCCGCTGCACCAGACTGCTGAAGTCGTACCCGCTGGATTGCAGCTTCACCAGTCCCGGGCTGCTCTCGGCCTCCTCCGGCTTCACCAGTCCCGGGCCGCTCTCGGCCTCCTCCGGCTTCACCAGTCCCGGGCCGCTCTCGGCCTCCTCCGGCTTCACCTGCTCGCAGAAGTTCGTATCGATCAGACTGGAAAGATCGGGTTGGTCGTAGAAGAGCGGAGGCAGGGAGGGCGGCTGTCTCCTCTTCAAGTAACCATTTTCCAAGGAGTCCACAGGGTATTTATATTCGGGGAATTGCTCCCACGTGTCCTGATACTCGAAGAGCCCACTGCTCTCCCTGCGCAGCCTGGACGGGAGGAAAGGCAGACACGGTCAACGGCCACATAACACCCAGACGGAAATGTGCCAATGCGCTGCCATAATGGCCGCATTACTTCTACATATAATCTCTAAAAAGTATTTCTTCATTTCTTATAAACCCGCCACCCAGtgttgaatcctgacagtgtgttagGACGATCCGGCTAAACAATGATTATATAAAACACACAGACCAATACAATAAAGGGTCCCTGGTCTAACCCAAGCTGACCaccgcctggctgtggaggttggcaccctaaagaaaACGATCGTTTGGCGCCCTGTCTCAATGGGGGCGCGCCCTGTCTCAATGGGGGCTATCCCTGCTTTTCGTTAGTAGCGCCTCTGCTAGGCAGGTGGGAGAACATATAGGTCTCAAGATAAGAGATAAATTATAGATATTAGTGCAAAGTTAGGGTTAATTTTCTATATTAAGGAAAATAGTATAATCCAGGAGGTATATtgttaatgataaaaaaaaaattgctaaaatcaCATAATTAATTGCCTGTCCCTATGACAACTCCTACGGGCACAATGTCCTTGTGGAGTAAAAACTCCTTCCACAGGTGAATGATCCATCTTATTACAATTGATATAGGAACCCAAAACAGAGGACGTGTACACCCATTATTACAGAGGAGTTCAAAAAATGCTTCATCAGAGCAGCTTATATCTCTGGCTTAGCGAGTGTCCACCGGGGAACGCGACTTTGTACTCGTAATAATATGGAGTTTGAGGATTAAGGCTCCTTTGATGATGGAAGCACCTAagtgtacagtgaaggaaataagtatttgatcccttgctgattttgtacgatTGCCCACTGAccaagacatgaacaatctataattttaagggtaggttaattttaacattgagagatagaatatcaaaaatacaatccagaaaatcacattgtataaatgtataaatgtttttgcattttgcagtgagaaataagtatttgatcccctaccaaccattaagagttctggctcctacagacgagTTAGACTCCTAATCACCTGGTTACCTGCATTATAGACagatgtcttacatagtcacctatataaaagactcctgtccacagactccattatcagtcagactctaacctctacagcatgggcaagaccaaagagctttataaggatgtcagggacatagatcatagacctgcacaaagctggaatgggctacaaaaccataagtaagatgctgggtgagaaggagacaactgttggtgcaatagttagaaaatggaagaaatacaaaatgactgtcaatcgacatcgatctggggcaccatgcaaaatctcacctcgtggggcatccttgatcatgaggaaggtgagagatcagcctaaaaataCACGGGGGGaacatgttaatgatctcaaggcaactgGGACCACAGACACCaagaaaccattggtaacacattgcgccgtaaaggtttaacgtcctgcagtgcccgcaaggtccccctgctcaagaaggcacatgtacaggcctgtctgaagtttgccaatgaccacctggatgattctgtgagtgatcgggagaaggtgctgtggtcagatgagacaaaaattgaggtctttggcatcaactcaactcaccatgtttggaggaagagaaatgctgcctatgacccaaagaacaccgttcccactgtcaagcatggaggtggaaacattatgatttgggggtgtttctctgctaagggcacaggactacttcaccgcatcaatgggagaatggatggagccatgtaccgtaaaatcctgagtgacaaccaccTTCCCTTcaccagaacattaaaaatgggtcgtggctgggtcttccagcaacaaaatgacccaaaacatacagcaaaggcaacaaaggagtggctcaaaaagaagcacattaaagtcatggagtggcctagccagtctccagaccttcatcccatagaaaacttatggagggagttgaagctccgagttgccgagTGGCAGCCTCAAAatctaatgatttagagatgatctgcaaagaggagtggagcaaaattcctcccgacatgtgcacaaacctcatcatcaactacaaaaatgtctgactgctgtgctagccaacaagggttttaccaccaaatattaaatctctcaatgttaaaattaacctacccttaaaattatagactgttcatgtctttgtcagtgggcaaacttacaaaatcagcaagggatccaatatttatttccttcactgtataagcGGCAGCAGGTCCCCATCACCCCAATATTCCTGTGCCCCATCGAGGGCTCCATGTTTGTGGCGCACCTTTTGCCTCTACTCATATCATTCGTACAGTGcgattctcctcttacccttgcttGGGAATCACGGTAAGGCAGTCTCCCGTCTGAGCGTCCCACACTCGGATCTGACCGGCCAGGCAGCAGCTCACTAACAGCATCCCATCACTGGCGAGACACTCGATGTCCTGCGAGACAGCGCGAGAGGATGAGGATGATAGCACAGCGAATACAGATACCTGATGAAGTTGGGCCACGAACCATGAGATGACCTCTCAGGACAAGCGGCACAATCTCGGTTTCGGGGGGCGAATACCCGTAGTCGTCACAGGGCAGGTCCCCTTTCTTCCGGCGGCTGTGAGACAGACCGTTCTGCCCGTAGTTTTTAGGGCACAGCAGTCGGTAAAGACAGAAGAGGAGCAAAACCAACAGAATGCCAGACGCTAAACCCAAAGCTCCGACTCTGAGGAGAGAAAAGACGGATTTACATCTGGGACGACGGGAAGAGTCAAGGAGGCGAGAAAGCAGGGCATGGAAGATGGTGGCATGGGACGAGAGCCGACCATCGGGGTAGGTAAGGAGGAATTGGGAGCAGGCCGCCATCTTTCTAGTCTTACTTGTACAGGGTGACGTCCACAGATCCCTGGGTTTTTGGCCCAGAAGGAGCCGCTTTGATTTCCTCCGAACGTTCATCCCTCTGCTGCTGAAATATCTGCGAGTGCTGGACCTCCTGAGGATGCCGCGCCTCAGACACCTCCACCGGGGTGAGATACAGGGTGATGGGGATCATGGGCAATATGCTGATGTACCTACGGCCGACACATTGCGACAAGGTCAAGCAGTGCGCACAAATCAAATGATAGGCACCCCCATGAGTACAGTGAGGAAAGGGTTAACATACTACCTAGCTTCCTACCTCTTTGCCAGGGTGAGGTTATAGTAGCTGAAGAGCGTTGGCCAGTGTCGGAAGGAGAGTTTTCGCCATGTTTCTTCATCTTCAGGGCCCCAAGTGACCTCAGTGTGGGCTCGGTCCTCCTTAAGGTCTGGTCCAACTTTGCTTTGGTCCTTCCGCTGCCTCTCTGCCCAGCTGCCTCTGGAATTTCCCTCTAAGGCCCCTCTGAGGGTCTCCATCACTCCATTGTGGTCTCGTTGAGACTGATTCTCCAGGAGCTGAGAGGAGCCAGTGGGGAGGATAGAGAGGGAGCTCTGCGGGTCAGAAGCTGGCATAACGGGCACAGGAATGGGCGGCACCACAGCGCCCCCCAGAGGGCTCTGCTCCGTCACCTGTACGGTGGTCAGGTAGGTATGGAGGCCGGCAGGGTCGGTGTACAGCAGGATCCCGATCCACACCACAGTCCCTGCCTGTAGAGACGAGACGTGTTATACAACGGCCATTTCTACAGCCGGGCAGCGGTCGTCAGCCGGCACTTACCATGATGATCCTCTGGGCCAGTCGTGTCCTGGCAAAAAAGTAGATCAGCCGCAGTCTTTTGGGCAGGCGCAGGTTTCGCAGGGGCTGCAGGGTGATGGTGTGAGGGGTGTTGGGGCGCAGGGCTTGCTGACGCTCGTATTTCGGAGCACGTGACAAAGGCTTGGATGGCGGCATGCAGGCCTCGGCTGGCATCCTCTTGTTCAGGTCCGCGAGCTGCAGGTAAAGGAGCGATTGTGAGACATCTTCCATCAGGTGGGCACCAGATGAGAGAGCTGCTACAAGTAGCACCTGACCCCAGCGTGCCCATTAATCACATGAACAGTACATGGATGGCAGAGACAATGTGCAATACCTAACTCTtcatgtggtggcgctgcaggagaACTCAATACTCGTTGCTGGACTGATGGATGGAGGCCCCAGAAGGCCTTATGGATTATGGGGGGTATATGAAGGGGCAGGCACCAACATTGGGACATAAAGCTGAATAGCTTTACACAGACCAAACCTGAGCAGAATTGTGGACATTTTACAGCTTTTTTCTGGCTGCATTGTGCTTAGGTGGACGGACAGGGGCCGCCACGTCCTGACGGGTTTACTACAACTGCTTACATTATAGCAGACATCTCTAGCTCATGGCGGTCTCGAGTTTCCGCTTGTGGTGCGGCGGCGGCTGCATACAATGCGTCATGTTTAATAAAAGGCACCTATCTCTTCATAAATGTGGCACATCTTACGCCTGCACGCTTCTTATCTCTGTCCCCATGGGCTCACACTAAATCCACACATCCTGAAGTGATCACGGCCCTGCTTGGTTTCATCTCCCGCAGCAAGAATACAAGCACACGTGCATCCACACGCCGGGGAGGATCCTCAAGGTCTCCGCCTTATCTGGTTTGCTCTGATTAGGTCTGTGATGGCCCTGATGATTTCTGCTTCCAAGAAAATGCATAAGACGATCCCCGGAATGTACCAGGCAAGAGGCTCACTAGACATTCCTTGGGATCTACATATACGTTTGGGGAGATCTTTACAGCTACTAGAATTCCCACCATTGCTGCACACATTCTCCCTCACTTCAGGGCACACTGACGCCATCCATGGCTTCCTATTATTGTGCATGCAAATATGTCAGCAGGTTAATAGCAGTGCAAACAGCTACAGAGCCGGA
This is a stretch of genomic DNA from Ranitomeya variabilis isolate aRanVar5 chromosome 6, aRanVar5.hap1, whole genome shotgun sequence. It encodes these proteins:
- the SCAP gene encoding sterol regulatory element-binding protein cleavage-activating protein, with product MPFTDKLREKISQAFYRHGLLCASYPIPIIVFTALCIVACCSPLLKLPLPGTGPVEYITPVKEYSPPPAEQSPDDRSERPDWYLGRPVAYIQQVLVKAVVSPWDKTFLAVDVFRSPLSRVFGLVEEIRNHVLRERNIETSLEDVCLQVTDLLPGLKKLREKLPEHGCLLLSPGNFWQNNRDRFNQDPDLIRTIQQHEPKTLQTSATLRDLLFGVPGKQSGVSLYNRKRIVSYTITLALRRYDARFLSSLRTRLRQLHPSTNCTTLGQNIVHVHFKEEIGIAELIPLVTTYFILFAYIYFSTRKIDLVKSKWGLALAAVVTVLSSLLMSVGLCTLFGLTPTLNGGEIFPYLVVVIGLENVLVLTKSVVSTPVDLEVKLRIAQGLSNESWSIMKNMATELGIILIGYFTLVPAIQEFCLFAVVGLVSDFFLQMFFFTTVLSIDIRRMELADLNKRMPAEACMPPSKPLSRAPKYERQQALRPNTPHTITLQPLRNLRLPKRLRLIYFFARTRLAQRIIMAGTVVWIGILLYTDPAGLHTYLTTVQVTEQSPLGGAVVPPIPVPVMPASDPQSSLSILPTGSSQLLENQSQRDHNGVMETLRGALEGNSRGSWAERQRKDQSKVGPDLKEDRAHTEVTWGPEDEETWRKLSFRHWPTLFSYYNLTLAKRYISILPMIPITLYLTPVEVSEARHPQEVQHSQIFQQQRDERSEEIKAAPSGPKTQGSVDVTLYKVGALGLASGILLVLLLFCLYRLLCPKNYGQNGLSHSRRKKGDLPCDDYGYSPPETEIVPLVLRGHLMDIECLASDGMLLVSCCLAGQIRVWDAQTGDCLTVIPKQGLRRESSGLFEYQDTWEQFPEYKYPVDSLENGYLKRRQPPSLPPLFYDQPDLSSLIDTNFCEQVKPEEAESGPGLVKPEEAESGPGLVKPEEAESSPGLVKLQSSGYDFSSLVQRVYEEHGASCSFPPVFSPAPYGQCQLTPGGRNRSPGSRSDGGCASVRRKSSAEELALCNGTSSPVSGWGEDFDSSVWSLGLQGNLIVAGRSNGKLEVWDATEGVLRCSNGDGQSGITALVFLNHRIVAARLNGSLDFFCLDLRKSSSPLQFRGAAARSTVPSSPLYSNDDIIRCHLTHTVSCAHQKPITVLKAAAGRLVTGSQDHTLRVYRLEDACCLFTLQGHSGGITAIYVDQTMVLASGGQDGAICLWDVLTGSRVAHMHGHRGDITSLLCTASYVISSGLDDVISIWDRSSGIKLYSIQQDLGCGSSLGLISDNLLVTGGQGCVSFWDIGYGDLLQTVYLGKCEEAQPARQILVLDNAAIVCDFGSELSLVYVPSVLEKLD